One Pantoea trifolii DNA segment encodes these proteins:
- a CDS encoding DUF1177 domain-containing protein, producing MSLQQTLQVFELLDSAYIDGQQVVDLFAGYPGVTASTKRVSGPKGRTDFVRIDIPGAQGKSNGGNAPTLGIIGRLGGIGARPTRIGMVSDADGAVAAVSSALKLAQMQTKGDVLAGDVIITTHICPDAPTRPHEPVDFMDSPCDDITMNDNEVIPGVDAILSIDTTKGNRILNHKGYAMSPTVKEGYILRVSEDLLRIMEMTSGKPAVTFPITTQDITPYGNGVYHLNSILQPSTATDVPVVGVAICAESVVPGCGTGASHEVDIALAVKFAVEVAKEFGRETCHFYDAQEYALLLSLYGSLSHLRNRKA from the coding sequence ATGAGTTTACAGCAGACACTGCAGGTCTTTGAGTTACTCGATAGCGCCTACATTGATGGCCAACAGGTGGTTGATCTGTTCGCGGGCTATCCGGGCGTCACCGCCAGCACGAAACGCGTCAGCGGGCCCAAAGGGCGGACCGATTTCGTCCGCATCGACATACCCGGCGCGCAGGGCAAAAGCAACGGCGGCAACGCACCAACGCTGGGCATCATTGGGCGTCTCGGCGGTATCGGTGCGCGTCCAACGCGTATTGGGATGGTGTCAGACGCCGATGGCGCAGTCGCGGCGGTGAGCAGTGCGCTGAAGCTGGCGCAGATGCAAACCAAAGGCGACGTGCTGGCCGGTGATGTGATCATCACGACCCACATCTGCCCGGATGCGCCAACCCGTCCGCACGAACCGGTCGATTTCATGGATTCGCCGTGCGACGACATCACCATGAATGACAACGAAGTGATTCCGGGCGTCGATGCGATTCTGTCGATCGATACCACCAAAGGTAACCGCATTCTCAATCACAAAGGCTACGCGATGTCGCCGACGGTGAAAGAGGGTTACATCCTGCGCGTGTCAGAAGATCTGCTGCGCATCATGGAGATGACCAGCGGCAAACCGGCGGTCACCTTCCCGATCACCACGCAGGACATCACGCCATACGGCAACGGGGTTTATCACCTCAACAGTATTTTGCAGCCTTCCACCGCGACGGATGTGCCGGTGGTCGGCGTGGCGATCTGCGCCGAATCGGTGGTGCCGGGCTGCGGCACCGGCGCGAGCCACGAAGTGGATATCGCCTTAGCGGTGAAGTTTGCGGTGGAAGTGGCGAAAGAGTTCGGGCGTGAAACCTGTCACTTCTACGACGCGCAAGAGTACGCTCTGCTGCTCTCTTTGTATGGTAGTCTCAGCCATCTGCGCAACCGGAAAGCCTGA